A section of the Rhodothermus profundi genome encodes:
- a CDS encoding SLBB domain-containing protein — MRQKCQRWLLFAGAALWVGLWLSTVAALAQEIPQSVQEELRRRGMTLEEARREAERLGIDLSDPEQAVQRARELGIPESHIQAMLEAVQQEETQQLPRILTPGVYPVSFQDTLALADTLRPLIDTLRLQRDTLQQRPEAPTDRLPYFGYDVFENIPDAFKPSPFGPVDDQYLVGPGDELRLIVWGATEFAYDLTVDREGRIFVPNVGQFTVAGKRLEVLRDELKRWLARSYAGLLEDPPTVFMDLTVTRLQPVYIYALGEVKQPGGYVIASQSTVFQALYAVGGPKISGSLRDVRVVRNGRVLARVDLYDYLLRGEGRDDVRLQNNDQLFVPPRGKTVAIRGAVRRPAIYELKEKEGLRELIQFAAGLKPEAFTQYARIERIIPFDQRQDPSIVREVITVPLNGVLDGSRQVPLYDGDHVEVLSVLDVSRNGVYISGAVVHPGLYEITNQVRTIRDLITRAGGVTSDVYEGRVQLVRFKQNPAERPPSVFRSDLSQEVITHTADTLALIEMMRTLDLARVLLGDPEHNLMLQPGDRIRVYSELELNAPRTVEITGKVRNPGTYAWRDSMTVYDLLFLGGGLFDKEFRKEVYLERADLIRRVEHGTKEIIIPFNLAEALRNEGAGQALLQPGDRIRIYPVDVQEIREKFVTISGAVKNPGRYRLQENMTLEDLILQAGGFTEDALLDWAEVTRLPKGADPEQFDLLAVQIQVPMAEDLDDVEAVSFALDDTTRALRGARTFRLQHRDRVYIRSNPAFRPQQTVTVWGEVWYPGTYTILHENETLADVLERAGGVRPTGYLKGARLIRGGLPVVIDMERAIRRDPRHNVILLPGDEIRVPPKPGTVVVRGNVRRPGLVKYVPGRRVGYYIERAGGLDEDSKVILVTQADGGTYPVYLGLKGWFQRDPVVDEGAIIEVVRKPPEEKRQVTFDIGKTLTDIASIAASTLTIIALARRL, encoded by the coding sequence ATCGACCTGTCTGATCCCGAGCAGGCCGTGCAACGCGCCCGCGAACTGGGCATTCCTGAAAGTCATATCCAGGCCATGCTCGAGGCCGTGCAGCAGGAAGAGACGCAGCAACTCCCTCGCATTCTGACCCCGGGCGTCTATCCCGTTAGCTTTCAGGACACGCTGGCGCTGGCCGACACGTTGCGGCCATTGATTGATACGCTGCGCCTGCAACGCGACACACTCCAGCAACGCCCGGAGGCTCCCACCGACCGCCTTCCATACTTTGGATACGATGTTTTTGAAAACATTCCGGACGCCTTCAAGCCCAGTCCGTTCGGTCCAGTCGATGATCAGTATCTGGTCGGACCCGGCGACGAGCTACGCCTCATCGTCTGGGGCGCCACCGAGTTTGCCTACGACCTGACGGTTGATCGCGAAGGGCGCATTTTTGTGCCCAACGTAGGGCAGTTCACCGTAGCCGGTAAACGCCTCGAAGTGCTTCGGGACGAACTCAAACGCTGGCTGGCCCGCAGCTATGCTGGCTTGCTGGAAGATCCGCCCACTGTCTTCATGGATCTGACTGTCACCCGTCTCCAACCAGTCTATATCTATGCCTTAGGCGAGGTGAAGCAGCCTGGCGGCTACGTAATCGCCAGCCAGTCTACGGTCTTTCAGGCCCTCTATGCCGTGGGCGGCCCCAAAATTAGCGGTTCGCTGCGCGACGTGCGGGTGGTGCGCAATGGCCGCGTGCTGGCCCGGGTGGACCTCTACGACTATCTGCTGCGCGGCGAAGGACGCGACGACGTGCGGCTGCAGAACAATGACCAGCTTTTTGTACCACCACGCGGCAAGACCGTAGCCATCCGGGGCGCCGTGCGCCGACCAGCCATTTATGAGCTCAAAGAAAAGGAAGGGCTGCGCGAGCTTATTCAGTTTGCGGCGGGCCTTAAACCCGAAGCATTCACCCAGTACGCCCGGATCGAACGCATCATTCCCTTCGACCAGCGCCAGGATCCCTCTATCGTGCGCGAAGTGATCACCGTACCGCTCAACGGTGTGCTAGACGGATCGCGCCAGGTGCCCCTCTACGATGGAGACCATGTAGAAGTACTCTCGGTGCTGGACGTAAGCCGCAACGGTGTCTATATCAGCGGCGCAGTCGTGCATCCTGGCCTCTATGAAATCACCAACCAGGTACGTACCATTCGTGACCTGATTACGCGGGCCGGCGGTGTAACGAGCGACGTCTATGAAGGTCGCGTGCAACTGGTGCGGTTCAAACAGAACCCTGCCGAACGCCCCCCCTCTGTATTTCGCAGCGATCTAAGCCAGGAGGTCATAACGCACACCGCCGACACGCTGGCGCTTATCGAAATGATGCGCACGCTTGACCTGGCGCGCGTCCTGTTAGGAGACCCCGAACACAACCTCATGCTCCAACCAGGCGATCGCATCCGGGTCTATTCAGAGTTGGAGCTGAACGCACCACGCACCGTCGAAATCACCGGCAAGGTACGCAATCCCGGAACCTATGCCTGGCGCGACAGCATGACGGTCTACGACCTGCTCTTTCTGGGCGGCGGGCTCTTTGATAAGGAATTTCGTAAGGAGGTCTATCTGGAACGAGCTGACCTGATCCGAAGGGTCGAACACGGTACCAAAGAGATTATCATCCCCTTCAATCTCGCTGAAGCACTTCGCAACGAAGGAGCCGGACAAGCCCTTCTGCAGCCAGGCGACCGCATCCGCATCTATCCGGTCGATGTGCAGGAGATTCGAGAAAAGTTTGTCACCATCAGCGGCGCCGTTAAAAACCCAGGCCGCTACCGCCTGCAGGAAAACATGACCCTGGAAGACCTGATCCTGCAGGCCGGAGGCTTTACAGAAGATGCCCTTCTGGACTGGGCCGAGGTAACACGCCTGCCCAAAGGAGCGGATCCAGAGCAGTTTGATCTGCTTGCCGTGCAGATTCAGGTGCCCATGGCAGAAGACCTTGACGACGTAGAAGCCGTTTCTTTTGCCCTGGACGACACGACCCGAGCGCTCCGCGGAGCTCGAACGTTCCGGCTTCAGCACCGCGACCGTGTCTATATCCGGAGTAATCCGGCCTTTCGACCGCAGCAGACCGTAACCGTCTGGGGTGAAGTATGGTACCCCGGGACGTACACCATCTTGCATGAGAACGAAACGCTGGCCGACGTGCTGGAACGAGCAGGCGGCGTTCGTCCTACCGGATATCTGAAAGGCGCTCGGTTGATTCGGGGCGGGCTGCCCGTTGTGATCGATATGGAACGCGCCATTCGGCGTGATCCCCGTCATAATGTTATCCTGCTACCCGGGGACGAAATTCGCGTGCCGCCTAAACCCGGCACCGTGGTCGTACGCGGAAATGTGCGGCGACCCGGACTGGTGAAGTACGTGCCTGGTCGACGAGTAGGCTACTATATCGAGCGAGCCGGAGGACTGGACGAAGACTCGAAAGTCATTTTAGTTACCCAGGCCGATGGCGGTACATATCCCGTCTATCTGGGACTGAAGGGGTGGTTCCAACGCGATCCAGTGGTCGACGAGGGGGCCATTATTGAAGTCGTACGCAAACCGCCCGAAGAAAAACGCCAGGTGACGTTTGACATCGGCAAAACGCTAACTGACATTGCTTCAATCGCTGCCAGTACACTTACGATTATTGCCCTTGCCCGGCGCCTGTAG
- a CDS encoding DUF3368 domain-containing protein, with the protein MMQGRGRPGSDAVARAAWLQVREPKAKTPWPPILLGLDQGEIEVLLLAQELQADWVLIDERLGRKTAEALGLRVKGTLGVLLAAYRGRLLSKQEAEQAVQTLMHHSIRVSSRLIQWFKEQLTEE; encoded by the coding sequence GTGATGCAGGGTCGTGGACGTCCTGGTTCCGATGCGGTGGCCCGCGCTGCCTGGCTGCAGGTCCGCGAACCGAAGGCCAAGACTCCATGGCCGCCTATTCTGCTAGGCCTGGATCAGGGTGAAATAGAGGTGCTTCTGCTTGCGCAGGAATTGCAGGCTGACTGGGTATTGATTGATGAAAGACTGGGACGGAAGACGGCTGAGGCGCTTGGGCTGCGGGTCAAGGGAACGCTCGGCGTACTGTTGGCGGCATATCGCGGCCGTCTCCTTTCAAAACAAGAAGCGGAACAGGCCGTCCAGACGCTCATGCACCATTCGATTCGTGTTAGCTCACGGCTAATTCAGTGGTTTAAAGAACAGCTTACCGAGGAGTGA
- a CDS encoding UPF0175 family protein, giving the protein MGVEVVFPLELLVALKEDREAFQKKVLIYTLGKLYEEGKISGGLGAQILGCDRWEFYRLLSTHGFSVIDYPEEELERESSSQKRDQNIS; this is encoded by the coding sequence ATGGGGGTTGAAGTCGTATTTCCTCTAGAACTGCTGGTTGCGCTGAAAGAAGATCGCGAAGCCTTTCAGAAGAAAGTGCTGATCTATACGCTGGGCAAGTTATATGAAGAAGGAAAGATATCTGGGGGATTGGGGGCTCAGATTCTTGGATGTGACCGATGGGAATTTTACCGATTACTTTCTACACATGGCTTTTCTGTTATCGATTATCCCGAAGAAGAACTGGAACGTGAGTCCAGCTCTCAGAAAAGAGACCAGAATATTTCTTAG
- a CDS encoding glycosyltransferase family 2 protein — MPSAPVVSVIIVSWNARHLLEQCLPSVVATNYPALEIILADNGSTDGSAEWVASAFPSVRIVRHPENWAFCRGNNAAIPHAHGQYIVLLNNDVEVPPDWLWPLVRRMETDPTIGAVQPKLRQYHRRTHFEYAGAAGGFLDRFGYPFTRGRLFDTVEPDEGQYDDPGPIFWATGAAIMLRREALSRVGLLDEHFVLHMEEIDLCWRLQRAGYRIELVPESVVYHLGGSSLPPHDPRKTYYNFRNSLLLLYKNLPPAEWRRTFPARILLDALALMRFVLLGRWRDAAAVMRAYRDAHRMRHLYEAQRPLDGAPVVLPPYRGSVALDYFLRRRRRFHELPAHRFLKPWKKR, encoded by the coding sequence ATGCCATCGGCTCCTGTTGTTTCGGTCATTATTGTTTCCTGGAACGCACGGCATCTGCTGGAGCAGTGCCTTCCTTCGGTAGTAGCGACCAATTATCCTGCGCTGGAGATTATTCTGGCCGACAACGGTTCTACCGACGGATCGGCCGAATGGGTGGCATCCGCTTTTCCATCGGTTCGAATCGTCCGTCATCCTGAAAACTGGGCTTTTTGTCGCGGCAATAATGCAGCCATACCCCACGCTCATGGTCAGTATATCGTGCTGCTTAATAACGATGTAGAAGTCCCCCCCGACTGGCTCTGGCCCCTGGTGCGCCGGATGGAGACTGATCCAACCATTGGCGCTGTGCAGCCCAAACTTCGCCAATACCACCGACGGACGCATTTCGAGTATGCCGGCGCGGCCGGTGGCTTTCTGGATCGCTTCGGCTACCCCTTCACGCGGGGTCGACTCTTTGACACAGTGGAACCAGACGAAGGCCAGTATGACGATCCCGGCCCTATTTTCTGGGCCACCGGCGCAGCCATCATGCTTCGACGGGAGGCGCTGAGCCGCGTGGGCTTGCTCGACGAACACTTCGTGCTCCACATGGAGGAAATCGACCTGTGCTGGCGCTTGCAGCGGGCAGGTTACCGCATCGAACTGGTCCCCGAAAGCGTGGTCTACCACCTGGGGGGCAGCTCGCTTCCCCCTCATGATCCTCGAAAGACCTACTATAATTTTCGAAATAGCCTACTGCTCCTCTACAAGAACCTACCTCCTGCGGAGTGGCGCCGTACGTTTCCCGCCCGCATTCTTCTTGATGCATTGGCCTTGATGCGCTTTGTACTACTGGGTCGCTGGCGAGACGCGGCCGCTGTTATGCGTGCCTATCGGGATGCACATCGCATGCGTCATCTCTATGAAGCGCAGCGTCCTCTGGACGGAGCACCTGTCGTCCTTCCTCCTTACCGAGGCAGCGTTGCACTTGACTACTTCCTACGGCGGCGACGGCGCTTTCACGAACTGCCTGCCCACCGTTTCCTCAAGCCGTGGAAGAAGCGGTAA
- a CDS encoding DMT family transporter encodes MTRRHIPFRVYPILALGLLSFSASPILVRWAGEEASGLAIAVWRTLLAIVMLAPFALPKLRANRLSKREAGLTVLAGLFLGLHFVVWILSLFYTSVASASVLVCLSPVFLAALGFWLLGERLALPVVAAIGLAVVGAALIGWGDQAGQESGAQPLLGNALALGGALLVSLYLLIGRVVRQRTSWLAYVFPLYLAAALTALVPALLLEVPLWGYSLRFYALCGLMALGPQILGHGSFNYSVKYIPAAWLGLLSLLEPVGASLLAYLLFDEVPPGLSVVGMVLVLVAVAFAVQYEQWAAKRHLTASSTA; translated from the coding sequence ATGACCCGCCGACATATCCCCTTTCGGGTTTATCCCATTCTGGCCCTAGGGCTGCTCAGCTTTTCGGCCAGTCCAATTCTGGTGCGGTGGGCCGGCGAAGAGGCGTCCGGATTGGCGATAGCCGTCTGGCGCACCCTGCTGGCCATTGTCATGCTGGCGCCGTTTGCTCTTCCCAAACTGCGCGCTAACCGTCTTTCCAAACGAGAAGCCGGACTTACAGTATTGGCCGGCCTCTTCCTCGGTCTGCACTTTGTCGTGTGGATTCTCTCGCTTTTTTACACCTCGGTAGCCAGTGCGTCGGTGCTGGTTTGCCTGAGCCCGGTCTTTTTAGCGGCGCTGGGATTCTGGCTACTAGGAGAACGGCTCGCGCTTCCTGTCGTAGCGGCGATAGGCCTGGCCGTGGTGGGCGCAGCGCTAATCGGCTGGGGAGATCAGGCAGGACAGGAATCCGGCGCGCAGCCTCTCCTGGGCAATGCCCTGGCACTTGGCGGCGCGCTGCTGGTCAGTTTATATCTGCTTATCGGCCGGGTGGTCCGGCAGCGAACTTCGTGGCTGGCTTATGTCTTCCCTTTATACCTGGCTGCAGCGTTAACGGCGCTTGTGCCGGCGTTGCTGTTAGAAGTCCCCCTCTGGGGCTACAGTCTGCGCTTCTATGCACTCTGTGGGCTGATGGCACTGGGACCCCAGATTCTGGGGCATGGCTCTTTTAACTACAGCGTAAAGTACATTCCGGCTGCCTGGCTGGGGTTACTTTCATTGCTGGAACCAGTTGGGGCATCGCTGCTGGCTTATTTACTGTTTGACGAGGTGCCTCCAGGTCTGTCGGTTGTCGGCATGGTGCTGGTGCTGGTAGCCGTGGCGTTTGCTGTGCAGTATGAGCAATGGGCGGCAAAGCGGCACCTTACCGCTTCTTCCACGGCTTGA
- a CDS encoding DUF4293 family protein — MIQRIQSLYLLLAGLALLGLGLAPGPWQLLETAPYAWIGPLARGLAVVLAVASGVLIFQYRQLERQRMLVVFEQVGVLLFALLYLGGLYLGGSLGVRTADGILWDRVLWIGLPVLAYLLLWLARRGIERDIALIRSMDRLR, encoded by the coding sequence ATGATTCAGCGCATACAGTCGCTCTACCTGTTGCTGGCAGGGCTGGCGCTACTCGGATTAGGACTGGCACCGGGCCCCTGGCAATTGCTGGAAACAGCCCCCTATGCCTGGATCGGACCGCTAGCGCGGGGTTTGGCGGTGGTGCTGGCGGTAGCGTCAGGGGTGCTCATCTTTCAGTACCGTCAGCTTGAACGCCAGCGCATGCTGGTCGTTTTCGAGCAGGTGGGGGTACTGCTATTTGCCTTGCTGTACCTAGGAGGGCTGTATCTGGGAGGCAGTCTGGGAGTGCGCACCGCCGATGGTATTCTATGGGATCGCGTGCTGTGGATCGGGCTGCCTGTGCTGGCCTATCTGTTGCTCTGGTTGGCTCGCCGAGGAATCGAACGGGACATTGCGCTGATCCGGTCCATGGATCGGCTGCGCTGA
- a CDS encoding ExbD/TolR family protein, which yields MASQHFKKKAETKQTIPTASLPDIIFMLLIFFMVSTVLRETTVQVRTLLPRAEALTKIDQKRLLTYVYIGPRKLPDGRLGETRVQIDDALIDDLTLIRTIMYNKLLEQPKLIVSLRIDQDAKMKLVYDVQQELREAQTLRINYSARPEAPAS from the coding sequence ATGGCTTCGCAGCACTTTAAAAAGAAGGCAGAAACGAAGCAGACGATTCCAACGGCTTCGCTCCCGGACATTATCTTCATGCTGTTGATCTTCTTTATGGTCAGTACGGTGTTGCGGGAGACGACCGTGCAGGTGCGGACGCTCCTGCCACGGGCCGAAGCGCTGACCAAGATTGACCAGAAACGTCTGCTTACCTATGTCTACATTGGCCCTCGAAAGCTGCCCGATGGCCGGCTGGGTGAAACGAGGGTTCAGATCGATGACGCGCTGATCGACGATCTTACGTTGATTCGTACCATCATGTACAATAAGCTGCTGGAGCAGCCCAAACTAATCGTATCGCTGCGTATTGACCAGGATGCCAAGATGAAACTGGTCTACGACGTGCAGCAGGAACTGCGAGAAGCACAGACGCTGCGCATTAACTATTCAGCACGGCCGGAAGCTCCAGCATCGTAA
- a CDS encoding ExbD/TolR family protein → MAGLLKKKKRQEAEIPTASMADIAFLLLIFFLVTTTIDVDTGIGMTLPPKLEEDQEPPPVRERNMLKILVNAQGQVLIEDQPASIHQIREEVKKHITNNGVDPNYAESPQKAVVSIKTDCETSYNTYIQVLDEVWMAYFELWNAEARKLGYPNYNAYRATLGPDDENQIRKIIPAQISVAEPDC, encoded by the coding sequence ATGGCCGGGCTGCTGAAGAAGAAAAAGCGCCAGGAAGCAGAGATCCCTACGGCTTCCATGGCGGATATTGCATTCCTGCTATTGATCTTCTTCCTGGTAACTACGACAATTGATGTAGATACGGGCATTGGGATGACCTTGCCGCCCAAGCTGGAGGAGGATCAGGAACCCCCTCCGGTGCGGGAGCGCAACATGCTCAAGATTCTGGTTAATGCGCAGGGGCAGGTGCTGATTGAAGATCAGCCCGCTTCGATTCACCAGATTCGTGAGGAGGTTAAAAAGCACATAACCAATAACGGCGTCGATCCTAACTACGCCGAAAGCCCACAGAAAGCGGTCGTTTCTATCAAGACCGACTGCGAGACTTCCTATAACACCTATATCCAGGTGCTCGACGAGGTCTGGATGGCCTATTTTGAGCTCTGGAATGCAGAGGCTCGGAAACTGGGCTATCCGAACTACAATGCGTATCGAGCTACGCTGGGACCAGACGACGAAAACCAGATTCGCAAAATCATCCCGGCTCAGATTTCGGTAGCAGAACCGGACTGTTAA
- a CDS encoding MotA/TolQ/ExbB proton channel family protein, whose translation MELLSLLLMLPQAVAGEEGFINVLVQRFNEGGDFMWPVLVSLIIGLAIAFERIITLNLADINTRKFILQVKKALEEGGIQAAEEVCAKTRGPVASVFQAGLLRADEGIEAVEKAIVSYGSIEMSFLERGLVWLSLFISLAPMFGFLGTVVGMVQAFDAIEQAGDISPSLVAGGIKVALLTTVFGLITAIILQFFYNYAVSKIDRIVVDMEEASIELIDSLVLMQAGRPLTAASEEKAEAPKQS comes from the coding sequence ATGGAACTGCTGAGCCTGCTGCTGATGCTGCCTCAGGCCGTCGCCGGAGAAGAAGGATTCATTAACGTGCTGGTCCAGCGCTTCAATGAAGGCGGCGACTTCATGTGGCCGGTCTTGGTTTCCCTGATTATCGGTCTGGCGATTGCTTTTGAGCGAATCATTACCCTGAACCTGGCCGATATCAACACGCGCAAGTTCATCTTACAGGTAAAGAAGGCGCTGGAAGAAGGCGGCATTCAGGCGGCTGAAGAGGTTTGTGCAAAGACGCGGGGACCAGTTGCTTCGGTATTTCAGGCCGGTCTGTTGCGGGCTGACGAAGGAATTGAGGCTGTTGAAAAGGCCATTGTGTCGTACGGCTCCATTGAAATGAGCTTTCTGGAGCGCGGGCTGGTCTGGCTGTCGCTGTTTATCTCACTGGCTCCAATGTTTGGTTTCCTTGGCACGGTAGTGGGCATGGTGCAGGCATTTGATGCCATCGAACAGGCCGGTGACATCTCGCCCAGCCTGGTGGCCGGAGGTATCAAGGTGGCGCTGCTGACGACCGTTTTCGGTCTGATTACGGCGATCATTCTGCAGTTCTTCTACAACTATGCGGTTTCGAAAATTGACCGCATTGTAGTGGATATGGAAGAGGCGTCGATTGAGTTGATTGACTCGCTCGTGTTGATGCAGGCCGGGCGTCCGCTAACGGCGGCTTCCGAGGAGAAAGCGGAGGCTCCTAAACAGTCCTGA
- a CDS encoding S41 family peptidase, whose protein sequence is MRRFLPYGLALLLGGVALGFQMGAVFSSNPARRAFHKLQEVFLIVQQRYVDPVDSARLTERAIRGMLSRLDPHSVYLSAAEMRRMQESFDGSFEGIGITYELLPGPDGQDTIAVQSVIPGGPSDQAGLLAGDRIVAINDASAIGFTHEQVQRTLKGPRGTQVRVTVRRPGVPEPLEFTITRDRIPLHTVDAAYMLDEQTGYLKINRFARTTHREVVQALRRLRQQGMERLVLDLRNNSGGYLEVAVQVADELLGDDQLIVCQKGRRPEYQASWRARPGGLFETGPLIVLVNERTASASEIVAGALQDHDRALLVGRRTFGKGLVQQQIYLPDGSALRLTVARFYTPSGRLIQTPYRGSRQDYYAAHWRRAAQDVTRSVEEILAEVPDSLRYYTDGGRVVLGGGGILPDYLVPPDTLSPLVQAVLRRNLDQRFIWRWFDRYGAQLRQRWARQEETFVKVYQPGSAMRRDFYNFLEENGFQFGGARDEPAALRFTEERWQTDWKVLRTLLKAQLAVRLFGPRARYPVYHAIDTTLREAQRLWEQAAALDQRYKERLRLLRD, encoded by the coding sequence ATGCGTCGGTTTCTGCCCTATGGTCTGGCGCTGCTACTGGGGGGAGTGGCGCTGGGGTTTCAGATGGGGGCGGTCTTTTCAAGCAATCCGGCCCGTCGTGCGTTCCATAAGTTGCAGGAAGTCTTTCTGATCGTGCAGCAACGCTACGTGGACCCTGTCGATTCCGCTCGATTGACAGAGCGTGCCATCAGAGGAATGCTTTCGCGACTGGATCCGCACTCTGTCTACCTTTCGGCGGCCGAGATGCGCCGCATGCAGGAGAGCTTCGACGGATCCTTTGAAGGGATCGGTATCACGTATGAGTTACTGCCTGGGCCAGACGGCCAGGATACCATAGCCGTCCAGAGCGTGATTCCGGGAGGTCCCAGTGATCAAGCGGGATTATTGGCCGGAGATCGGATTGTGGCCATTAATGACGCCAGCGCGATAGGCTTTACGCATGAACAGGTGCAGCGCACGCTTAAGGGGCCGCGGGGGACGCAGGTTCGCGTAACGGTGCGGCGCCCGGGCGTGCCAGAACCTCTGGAGTTTACAATCACGCGCGACCGCATTCCGCTCCATACAGTTGACGCCGCCTATATGCTTGACGAGCAAACCGGCTATCTTAAAATCAATCGGTTTGCTCGCACGACGCACCGGGAGGTTGTGCAGGCGTTGCGTCGCTTGAGACAGCAGGGAATGGAGCGATTGGTGCTCGACTTGCGCAACAACAGTGGAGGGTATCTGGAGGTGGCCGTTCAGGTGGCCGACGAGTTGCTGGGGGATGATCAGCTCATTGTATGTCAGAAAGGACGACGTCCTGAGTATCAAGCAAGCTGGCGTGCTCGTCCCGGTGGGCTGTTTGAAACTGGTCCGCTTATCGTGTTGGTCAATGAGCGCACGGCTTCGGCCAGTGAGATTGTGGCGGGGGCGTTGCAGGATCATGACCGGGCCTTGCTGGTGGGACGGCGCACCTTTGGCAAAGGGCTTGTGCAGCAACAGATTTATCTTCCTGATGGCAGTGCGTTGCGGCTGACCGTCGCGCGCTTCTATACGCCTTCGGGGCGGCTGATTCAGACTCCTTATCGGGGAAGCCGCCAGGATTATTATGCAGCCCATTGGCGGCGTGCTGCTCAGGATGTAACGCGAAGTGTTGAGGAGATCCTTGCTGAAGTGCCTGATTCGCTTCGCTACTACACCGATGGGGGGCGTGTTGTTTTGGGCGGAGGGGGCATTTTGCCAGACTATCTGGTTCCGCCCGATACGCTTTCGCCGCTCGTGCAGGCCGTGCTGCGGCGGAACCTCGACCAGCGCTTTATCTGGCGCTGGTTTGATCGGTACGGGGCGCAGCTACGGCAACGATGGGCGCGTCAGGAAGAAACTTTTGTGAAAGTTTATCAACCGGGGTCGGCTATGCGGCGGGATTTTTACAATTTTTTGGAGGAAAACGGTTTTCAGTTCGGGGGTGCTCGAGATGAGCCGGCGGCGTTGCGTTTTACAGAGGAGCGGTGGCAGACCGACTGGAAGGTGCTGCGCACGCTGCTGAAGGCGCAGTTGGCGGTGCGCTTGTTTGGACCGCGGGCGCGTTACCCGGTGTATCACGCGATAGATACTACGCTGAGAGAGGCGCAGCGTTTGTGGGAGCAGGCTGCTGCGCTGGATCAGCGCTACAAAGAGCGTCTACGTTTGCTTCGGGATTGA